One segment of Mycolicibacterium sp. YH-1 DNA contains the following:
- a CDS encoding MoxR family ATPase: MTQPTTVSADAARNALLALRTEIAKAVVGQDAVVSGLVIALLCRGHVLLEGVPGVAKTLLVRTLSAALQLDFKRVQFTPDLMPGDITGSLIYDARTAEFEFRSGPVFTNLLLADEINRTPPKTQAALLEAMEERQVSVDGEARPLPDPFIVAATQNPIEYEGTYQLPEAQLDRFLLKLNVPLPPRDQEVAILSRHAQGFDPRDLSAIRPVAGPDELAAGREAVRQVLVGDEVLGYIVDIVGATRHSPSLQLGVSPRGATALLSTSRSWAWLSGRNYVTPDDVKAMARPTLRHRVALRPEAELEGATPDGVLDGILAAVPVPR; encoded by the coding sequence GTGACACAGCCAACCACCGTGAGCGCCGACGCTGCCCGAAATGCACTGCTGGCCTTGCGGACGGAGATCGCCAAGGCCGTCGTCGGCCAGGACGCAGTGGTCAGCGGACTGGTGATCGCCCTGTTGTGCCGCGGCCACGTCCTGCTCGAGGGGGTGCCCGGCGTCGCCAAGACGCTGCTGGTGCGCACCCTGTCGGCGGCGTTGCAGCTGGACTTCAAGCGGGTCCAGTTCACGCCCGACCTGATGCCGGGAGACATCACCGGGTCCCTGATCTACGACGCGCGCACCGCGGAGTTCGAGTTCCGCTCCGGCCCGGTGTTCACCAACCTGCTGCTCGCCGACGAGATCAACCGGACGCCGCCGAAGACCCAGGCCGCCCTGCTGGAGGCCATGGAGGAACGGCAGGTCAGCGTCGACGGCGAGGCCCGGCCGCTGCCCGACCCCTTCATCGTCGCCGCCACCCAGAACCCCATCGAGTACGAGGGCACCTACCAGTTGCCCGAGGCCCAGCTCGACCGCTTCCTGCTCAAGCTCAATGTGCCGCTGCCGCCGCGCGATCAGGAGGTGGCAATCCTGTCGAGGCACGCCCAGGGTTTCGACCCGCGCGACCTGTCGGCGATTCGCCCCGTCGCGGGACCCGACGAACTGGCCGCCGGGCGCGAGGCCGTGCGCCAGGTGCTGGTCGGCGATGAGGTGCTCGGCTACATCGTCGACATCGTCGGGGCGACAAGGCATTCGCCATCGCTGCAGCTCGGGGTGTCCCCGCGCGGTGCGACCGCGCTGTTGTCGACATCGCGGTCCTGGGCCTGGCTGTCGGGACGCAACTACGTCACCCCGGACGACGTCAAGGCCATGGCCCGTCCGACCCTTCGGCACCGCGTGGCCCTTCGGCCCGAGGCCGAGCTCGAGGGCGCAACACCCGACGGTGTGCTGGACGGGATCCTGGCCGCGGTCCCGGTACCGCGCTAG
- a CDS encoding DUF4129 domain-containing protein has product MPTVDIDRDAAHDAALRELSKPMYPNASLTERFFDWIDELLYRIMVEGASIPGGWFTITVLLIILVIAAVVAVRVAMRTMRTNRGRSAALFDTHELTSAEHRATAEQYAAQGDWAAAIRHRLRAVARHLEETAILDPVPGRTATELARDAAAAVPDLAAELRRAAVTFNDVTYGERPGTETAYRTIADLDDHLRSRRAAGATAPATPGAADGWAEIR; this is encoded by the coding sequence GTGCCGACCGTAGACATCGACCGGGACGCCGCGCATGACGCCGCCCTGCGCGAACTCTCGAAACCGATGTACCCCAACGCATCGCTGACCGAACGATTCTTCGACTGGATCGACGAGCTGCTCTACAGGATCATGGTGGAGGGCGCGTCGATCCCCGGCGGCTGGTTCACCATCACCGTGCTGCTGATCATCCTGGTGATCGCCGCCGTGGTGGCCGTGCGGGTGGCGATGCGGACCATGCGCACCAACCGGGGCCGCAGTGCCGCCCTGTTCGACACCCACGAGCTGACCTCGGCCGAGCATCGCGCCACCGCTGAGCAGTACGCGGCGCAGGGCGACTGGGCCGCAGCCATCCGCCACCGCCTGCGCGCCGTCGCCCGCCACCTGGAGGAGACCGCGATACTCGATCCGGTCCCGGGGCGCACCGCCACCGAACTCGCCCGCGACGCCGCGGCAGCCGTGCCGGACCTGGCGGCCGAACTACGCCGTGCCGCAGTCACCTTCAACGACGTCACCTACGGCGAACGCCCCGGCACCGAGACCGCCTACCGCACCATCGCCGACCTCGACGACCACCTGCGCTCCCGCAGGGCCGCAGGCGCAACGGCACCGGCAACGCCCGGTGCGGCCGACGGATGGGCCGAGATCCGATGA
- a CDS encoding DUF4350 domain-containing protein, translating to MGRDPMTQTPTAPAGLKATGPWRTTKWVVLALVIIAAVSTLSTYLTAPRPGGRMDPTATSPDGALALVSLLRDRGVDVIEARSLADVERDARPDTLLVIAETFFLVDDDGLRRLADLPGDRLLVEPVSRTREALAPEIGVADETSFGGEPDCDLRAATRAGETQLGTATTYEATGDVEVTSCYGGAVVRYAEDGRTVTVVGTADFMTNSGLTKQGNAALAMNLAGSRERVIWYTPTLIEGESDATASIMDLIPDRVNWIVLQLCLVVLLVALWRGRRVGPLVAEDLPVVVRASETVEGRGRLYRSRRSRDRAADALRTGALHRMLPRLGLAATAAPPAVAAAVAARIGGDPNTHGHMLFGPPPATDAELVTLARQLDDIERQVSQS from the coding sequence ATGGGCCGAGATCCGATGACGCAGACCCCCACCGCGCCTGCCGGTCTCAAGGCGACCGGGCCCTGGCGCACGACGAAGTGGGTGGTGCTGGCCCTGGTCATCATCGCCGCGGTGTCGACGCTCAGCACGTACCTGACCGCTCCGCGACCCGGCGGCCGCATGGACCCCACGGCCACATCGCCGGACGGTGCGCTGGCCCTGGTGTCCCTGCTGCGTGACCGCGGCGTCGATGTCATCGAGGCTCGGTCGCTGGCCGACGTTGAGCGCGACGCACGCCCGGACACCCTGCTCGTCATCGCCGAGACCTTCTTCCTGGTCGACGACGACGGACTGCGTCGTCTCGCCGACCTCCCCGGCGACCGACTCCTCGTCGAACCCGTATCGCGCACCCGTGAGGCCCTGGCCCCCGAGATCGGCGTCGCCGACGAGACCAGCTTCGGCGGCGAGCCCGACTGCGATCTGCGCGCGGCCACCCGCGCCGGGGAGACCCAACTCGGGACCGCCACCACCTACGAGGCGACCGGCGACGTCGAAGTCACGAGCTGCTATGGCGGCGCGGTGGTCCGCTACGCCGAGGACGGGCGCACCGTCACCGTGGTCGGGACCGCCGACTTCATGACCAACTCCGGCCTGACGAAACAGGGCAACGCCGCGCTGGCGATGAATCTGGCGGGCAGCCGCGAGCGGGTCATCTGGTACACCCCGACACTGATCGAGGGCGAGTCCGACGCCACGGCCTCGATCATGGATCTCATCCCCGACCGGGTGAACTGGATTGTGCTGCAGCTGTGTCTGGTCGTGCTGCTCGTCGCGCTGTGGCGCGGCCGGCGGGTGGGCCCACTGGTCGCCGAGGACCTGCCGGTGGTGGTGCGCGCCTCCGAGACCGTCGAGGGCCGTGGCCGACTGTATCGCTCACGGCGCTCACGGGATCGCGCCGCCGATGCCCTGCGCACGGGCGCGCTGCACCGCATGCTGCCGCGCCTTGGCCTCGCGGCCACCGCGGCGCCCCCTGCCGTCGCCGCCGCCGTCGCCGCGCGCATCGGCGGCGATCCGAATACCCACGGGCACATGCTGTTCGGTCCACCTCCGGCCACCGATGCCGAATTGGTAACCCTCGCCCGCCAACTGGACGACATCGAAAGACAGGTATCTCAGTCGTGA